From Sporosarcina sp. Te-1, the proteins below share one genomic window:
- a CDS encoding YigZ family protein — protein sequence MRADYRTVKTSGESEIIIQKSRFLSYVKRVETEEEALTFIQEIKRLHHSATHNCSAYIIGEHDQIQKANDDGEPSGTAGIPMLEVLKKQGLKDTAVVVTRYFGGIKLGGGGLIRAYGRATTEGIAATGVVERQLHREMKISIDYNWLGKVENGARQSAYPLHDIVYGEGVDIHMYVPWVETERFVDWMTELTNGQAKIQAVSEMFLEFDV from the coding sequence ATGCGAGCTGACTATAGGACCGTCAAAACTTCTGGCGAAAGTGAAATAATCATACAAAAATCCAGATTTCTTTCTTATGTAAAAAGAGTGGAGACTGAAGAAGAGGCACTCACCTTTATCCAGGAAATCAAAAGGCTTCATCATTCCGCGACCCACAACTGTTCTGCTTACATTATTGGCGAGCATGATCAAATCCAAAAAGCGAACGATGATGGGGAACCATCGGGGACTGCCGGAATTCCCATGCTTGAAGTGCTAAAAAAACAAGGGTTAAAAGACACAGCAGTGGTCGTCACCCGTTACTTTGGTGGGATAAAACTTGGAGGTGGCGGATTGATCCGTGCCTATGGGCGTGCGACGACTGAAGGGATTGCCGCCACCGGTGTCGTGGAAAGGCAGCTCCATCGAGAAATGAAAATCTCTATTGATTACAATTGGCTTGGAAAAGTTGAAAACGGAGCCAGGCAGTCCGCTTATCCGCTTCATGATATTGTGTATGGAGAAGGCGTGGACATCCATATGTACGTGCCCTGGGTGGAAACGGAGCGCTTTGTCGATTGGATGACCGAATTGACGAATGGGCAGGCAAAAATTCAAGCGGTTTCCGAAATGTTCTTGGAGTTTGATGTCTAA
- the hemH gene encoding ferrochelatase has translation MTKKKMGLLVMAYGTPYKEEDILPYYTHIRHGRPPAPEQLEDLRNRYEAIGGISPLAKITEDQANALGSRLNEMQNEIEFTVYIGLKHITPFVEESVEQMAKDGIKEAVTIVLAPHYSSFSVKSYNTRAKEEAEKHGISLTSVESWYQQPKFIAYWADKVRSTFDSMSAEERETACLVVSAHSLPEKIKQFGDPYPDQLAATADLIAKAAEVKHYAVGWQSEGQTGEPWLGPDVQDLTRDLHEKHGYTSFVYTPVGFVSDHLEVLYDNDHECKVVCDEIGAAYHRPAMPNTNPLFIEAMADAVLGQIESA, from the coding sequence ATGACGAAAAAGAAGATGGGCTTATTGGTAATGGCCTATGGCACACCATACAAAGAAGAGGATATCTTGCCGTATTATACGCATATCCGGCATGGACGTCCGCCTGCTCCAGAACAATTGGAAGATTTGCGCAATCGCTATGAAGCGATCGGCGGAATTTCGCCGCTTGCCAAAATTACAGAAGATCAGGCGAACGCACTTGGCAGCCGTTTGAACGAAATGCAGAATGAGATCGAATTTACAGTGTATATCGGTCTAAAGCATATTACACCATTCGTGGAAGAGTCAGTCGAGCAAATGGCGAAGGATGGTATAAAAGAAGCGGTAACGATCGTACTGGCTCCGCATTATTCTTCTTTCTCCGTTAAATCCTATAACACGCGCGCCAAAGAGGAAGCGGAGAAGCATGGCATTTCGCTCACCTCAGTAGAAAGCTGGTATCAGCAGCCGAAATTTATTGCGTATTGGGCTGACAAAGTCCGTTCTACTTTCGATAGCATGAGTGCTGAAGAACGGGAAACAGCATGCCTGGTCGTCTCTGCCCACTCCTTACCGGAGAAAATCAAACAATTTGGCGATCCATACCCGGATCAATTGGCGGCAACTGCGGATTTGATCGCGAAAGCAGCTGAAGTGAAACACTACGCTGTCGGCTGGCAAAGTGAAGGGCAGACAGGAGAACCATGGCTCGGACCGGATGTCCAAGATTTGACACGTGATTTACATGAAAAACATGGGTATACATCATTTGTCTACACACCTGTCGGCTTTGTTTCCGATCATTTGGAAGTGCTCTATGACAACGACCATGAGTGCAAGGTCGTTTGTGATGAAATTGGTGCGGCCTACCACCGTCCCGCAATGCCAAACACAAACCCGTTATTTATTGAAGCGATGGCGGATGCGGTGCTTGGTCAGATCGAATCAGCCTGA
- the hemE gene encoding uroporphyrinogen decarboxylase, protein MTTFNDTLLRAARGEKIDHTPVWYMRQAGRSQPEYRKIKEKYSLEEITHQPELCAYVTKLPVDQYNVDAAILYKDIVTPLPGIGVDVKIKAGVGPVISNPIRTVQDVHNLGDFSPEDHIPFVTDTIKLLTEEQLNVPLIGFAGAPFTLASYMIEGGPSRSYNLTKSFMVSEPETWFALMDKLAETTITYIEAQVNAGAKAIQIFDSWVGALNVADYRIFIKPVMTRIFSELRKLNVPLITFGVGASHLANEWHDLPVDVVGLDWRLSIKEAGERGLTKPLQGNLDPSLLLADWHIIEERAKEIIEQGVEHGSHIFNLGHGVFPEVQPATLKKLTELIHEYSAQLRK, encoded by the coding sequence ATGACAACATTTAACGATACACTGCTTCGCGCCGCGAGAGGCGAAAAAATTGACCATACACCGGTTTGGTATATGCGCCAGGCAGGACGTTCGCAGCCTGAATATCGAAAAATCAAAGAAAAATACTCCCTGGAAGAGATTACACACCAACCGGAACTATGTGCTTATGTCACGAAATTGCCGGTCGACCAATACAATGTGGACGCCGCTATCCTTTATAAGGATATTGTCACTCCGCTCCCAGGCATCGGGGTAGATGTGAAAATCAAAGCGGGCGTCGGCCCAGTGATCTCCAATCCGATCCGAACTGTCCAAGATGTACATAATCTCGGGGACTTCTCGCCGGAGGACCATATCCCATTCGTTACAGATACGATCAAGTTGCTTACAGAGGAGCAATTGAATGTGCCGCTGATCGGTTTTGCAGGCGCACCTTTCACCTTGGCGAGCTATATGATTGAAGGCGGCCCATCCCGCAGCTACAATTTAACAAAATCATTCATGGTATCCGAACCGGAAACTTGGTTCGCACTGATGGACAAACTTGCTGAAACGACCATCACATACATTGAAGCGCAAGTAAACGCTGGGGCAAAGGCCATTCAAATTTTCGATTCCTGGGTAGGCGCATTGAATGTTGCTGATTATCGGATCTTCATTAAACCGGTCATGACCCGCATCTTTTCGGAACTTCGTAAGCTGAATGTGCCCCTAATAACATTCGGTGTCGGTGCAAGCCACTTGGCGAATGAATGGCATGACCTTCCTGTCGATGTAGTCGGGCTTGACTGGCGTCTTTCGATTAAAGAGGCGGGAGAAAGAGGATTGACGAAGCCATTACAAGGAAATCTCGACCCGTCCCTGTTACTTGCCGACTGGCATATTATTGAAGAGCGGGCAAAAGAGATCATTGAACAAGGTGTGGAGCACGGCAGCCATATTTTCAATTTAGGCCACGGCGTTTTCCCAGAAGTGCAACCGGCTACGTTGAAAAAGCTGACTGAGTTGATTCATGAATATAGTGCACAATTGAGAAAATAA
- a CDS encoding LCP family protein, protein MKRKDFKKMKKKTSKKRLAIKVALLVTFSSLLMVTAYALSLQQKAQKAIEGAYEAIPETPKSEIRAEAKVEPASDNVSIMLIGVDDSETRGQGDDNSRSDALLVATFNPKEKSVKLLSIPRDSYVYIPKVDYKDKITHAHAYGGTHAAIETVEEMLDIPIDYYVKMNFNAFIEVVDALGGIDVEVPYDRIEKDEFDRNSIHLKKGLQHLDGRHALALARTRKADSDIERGKRQQMIIQAILKEATSFKSVTKYGDVIEAVGDNMKTNMTYNEMTSFLEYAKGGMPEVESLSLKGYDDWSTGTYYYKLDDQDLQNIQQIMKSHLGLIPDSSKLTNNDSNVVGSADESDFSE, encoded by the coding sequence ATGAAAAGAAAAGATTTTAAGAAGATGAAAAAAAAGACGTCAAAAAAACGTTTGGCCATTAAAGTCGCATTGCTTGTGACCTTTTCATCTCTTTTGATGGTTACTGCCTATGCCCTGTCACTTCAACAGAAGGCGCAGAAAGCCATAGAAGGGGCTTATGAAGCAATTCCCGAAACACCGAAATCAGAGATCCGTGCGGAAGCCAAAGTAGAACCGGCAAGCGACAATGTTTCTATTATGCTTATCGGGGTTGATGATAGTGAAACAAGGGGGCAAGGCGATGATAACAGCCGATCGGATGCTTTGCTTGTCGCTACTTTCAATCCGAAAGAGAAATCGGTGAAGTTGCTCAGCATTCCGCGTGACTCGTATGTGTATATTCCAAAGGTCGATTACAAAGATAAAATCACCCATGCCCACGCTTACGGCGGCACACATGCTGCCATTGAGACAGTAGAAGAAATGTTAGATATCCCGATCGATTACTATGTCAAGATGAACTTTAATGCTTTCATTGAAGTAGTTGACGCATTAGGCGGCATTGATGTGGAAGTTCCGTATGACCGGATTGAGAAAGATGAATTCGACCGAAATTCGATCCATTTGAAAAAGGGCTTGCAGCATTTGGACGGACGCCACGCTCTAGCGCTTGCCCGCACAAGAAAAGCGGACAGTGATATTGAACGAGGAAAACGTCAGCAAATGATTATTCAGGCAATCTTGAAAGAAGCGACTTCGTTCAAGTCTGTAACGAAATATGGAGATGTCATTGAAGCAGTCGGTGACAATATGAAAACGAATATGACCTATAATGAAATGACATCCTTCCTGGAATATGCAAAAGGCGGTATGCCAGAGGTCGAATCACTTTCATTAAAAGGGTATGACGATTGGTCGACTGGCACTTATTATTACAAGTTGGATGACCAGGACTTGCAAAACATCCAGCAAATTATGAAGTCCCATCTCGGGTTGATTCCCGATTCCTCCAAGTTGACGAATAATGATTCGAATGTGGTCGGCTCTGCCGATGAAAGCGATTTTTCAGAATGA
- a CDS encoding antibiotic biosynthesis monooxygenase: MFIYMTTGTRDFMEKIKEKHASKQIILMHGSGSSLLLHETEGKSVFQTPRRYEVISATGELQEEGFFVCNNIPVSDEGRPVFEHRFSTRARAIESQPGFVAFRLLRPLDSDTYIVMTEWNSPSDFDQWKNSPAFKEAHDPQAARAFVDNTTHIFTSASYITTYTAKREDEA, translated from the coding sequence ATGTTTATTTATATGACAACAGGTACAAGAGATTTTATGGAAAAAATTAAAGAGAAGCATGCATCCAAGCAAATCATTCTCATGCATGGCAGCGGCTCCTCCCTTCTCCTGCATGAGACGGAGGGCAAATCCGTGTTCCAGACACCTCGGCGGTATGAAGTGATCAGTGCCACGGGGGAACTTCAAGAGGAAGGTTTCTTCGTATGCAATAATATCCCGGTTTCAGATGAAGGACGTCCGGTGTTTGAACACCGTTTTTCAACACGCGCCCGCGCAATCGAATCACAGCCCGGCTTCGTGGCCTTTCGGCTATTGCGGCCGCTCGATTCCGATACGTACATCGTCATGACGGAGTGGAACAGTCCCTCCGATTTTGACCAATGGAAAAACTCGCCCGCTTTCAAAGAAGCGCATGACCCGCAGGCAGCTCGTGCATTTGTAGATAATACGACGCATATTTTTACAAGCGCTTCCTATATTACGACGTATACAGCAAAACGGGAAGATGAGGCATAA
- a CDS encoding glycerophosphodiester phosphodiesterase family protein — MKRLLIISLVVLLMAGCSISKEKSAVFPEDEFFLIGHRGASAYVPENTLASFALAEDLGADYIELDIHETKDGKLVVMHDKDVSRTTEGHGNIETFTLDELKSLSIVERKKDKETVLGPSESMAVPTLQEVFDQFGDSLNYVVELKNPSRYPNIEKKLVQQLEENDLIQKDKKGRPRAVIHSFSEKALQRVHKINPDIPLLQLISFDEGEEAELSKKKITKLLSYADGIGVSYEALTPPFVNYMHEKGLAVFAYTVNDPEVALRLQAMGLNGIHTDKPDLVEREK, encoded by the coding sequence ATGAAAAGACTACTTATTATAAGTTTGGTTGTTTTACTGATGGCAGGTTGTTCGATCAGCAAAGAGAAATCAGCAGTTTTTCCAGAAGATGAATTTTTTCTCATCGGTCATCGTGGAGCTTCTGCCTATGTCCCTGAGAATACTTTGGCCTCTTTTGCTTTGGCAGAAGACTTGGGGGCCGATTATATCGAGCTGGACATTCATGAAACAAAAGATGGCAAGCTTGTTGTCATGCATGACAAAGACGTATCCCGTACTACCGAGGGCCATGGCAATATCGAAACATTTACACTCGATGAATTGAAATCCTTGTCCATTGTCGAACGCAAGAAAGACAAAGAAACTGTTCTGGGGCCATCCGAAAGTATGGCGGTGCCCACATTGCAAGAAGTATTTGACCAATTCGGGGACTCCTTGAATTATGTAGTAGAATTAAAGAATCCGAGTCGTTATCCTAATATCGAAAAAAAGCTTGTTCAGCAATTGGAAGAGAACGATTTGATTCAAAAGGATAAGAAAGGCAGGCCGCGAGCGGTCATCCACTCATTTAGCGAGAAGGCGCTCCAGCGTGTCCATAAAATAAATCCAGACATTCCGCTTCTGCAGCTTATTTCCTTCGACGAAGGGGAAGAAGCCGAACTGTCGAAGAAAAAAATTACCAAGTTGCTTTCCTATGCGGACGGTATTGGGGTCAGTTACGAAGCGCTCACACCGCCCTTCGTGAATTACATGCACGAAAAAGGGCTGGCTGTTTTCGCCTATACCGTCAACGATCCGGAAGTTGCGTTGCGATTACAAGCCATGGGTCTCAATGGAATCCATACTGATAAACCCGATTTGGTGGAGCGAGAAAAATAG
- a CDS encoding response regulator transcription factor: MTKILIVDDHQLFREGVKRILDFEDSFEVVGEGDDGSEVNDLYRKYEPDVVLMDINMPRMNGVEATEQLRKEFPEAKVIMLSIHDDESYVSHALKSGALGYMLKEMDADAIVQAIKVVAAGGSYLHPKVTHNLVAEFRRLSEREYKGSFQQSEIRRPLHLLTKRECEVLQLLTDGQSNRTIGETLFISEKTVKNHVSSILQKMGVNDRTQAVVTAIKNGWVEVK, from the coding sequence TTGACAAAGATATTAATTGTGGATGATCATCAGTTATTCCGTGAAGGTGTGAAACGAATCCTTGATTTTGAAGATTCGTTCGAGGTTGTAGGAGAAGGCGATGATGGCAGTGAAGTGAATGACTTATACCGAAAATATGAGCCTGATGTCGTCTTGATGGACATCAATATGCCTCGCATGAACGGGGTCGAGGCGACAGAACAGCTTCGTAAGGAGTTTCCAGAAGCGAAGGTGATCATGCTTTCCATCCATGATGATGAATCCTATGTATCACACGCCTTAAAGTCCGGGGCTCTCGGATATATGCTGAAGGAAATGGACGCGGATGCAATCGTACAGGCCATCAAAGTAGTGGCAGCTGGAGGTTCGTATTTGCATCCAAAAGTAACGCATAACTTGGTAGCTGAATTCCGACGTTTGAGTGAACGTGAATATAAAGGCTCCTTCCAACAAAGTGAAATTCGCCGGCCGCTTCATTTATTGACGAAGCGCGAGTGCGAAGTGCTGCAATTGTTGACGGACGGCCAAAGTAATAGAACAATCGGCGAGACATTGTTCATCTCCGAAAAGACGGTTAAAAACCACGTTTCTAGCATTTTGCAAAAAATGGGCGTTAACGACCGGACACAAGCTGTAGTAACTGCAATCAAGAACGGTTGGGTTGAAGTGAAGTAA
- a CDS encoding sensor histidine kinase, producing the protein MAEKAIDIHKLESIFDNMVNMMDQSKNDIFTISEQSRQNYDEMRKELVIIKEDISRVINEGDYLEDMTRHSRRRLADVSKNFLNYSEEEVRQAYEVANDLLVRLSINRMEEKQLRVRRDELERRIAALLETIEKADHLVNQVTTVITYLTSDLKKVGEALETARQKQEFAIQIIQAQEDERKRLSRDIHDGPAQMLANVLLRSGLIEKTFVEKGPTSALSELTQLKEMVRNALYEVRRIIYDLRPMALDDLGLIPTLRKYLATVMEYEKGTIIHFMNNGQERRFESNIEVAIFRLVQESVNNALKHGNSRDVWVKIEWLRDTMNIVIKDNGQGFDQSEKKEKSFGIIGMRERIELLKGEMKIMSAAGNGTTVLFRIPLEDDIIVE; encoded by the coding sequence TTGGCTGAAAAAGCAATAGACATCCATAAATTGGAATCCATCTTCGATAATATGGTGAATATGATGGACCAGTCGAAAAATGATATTTTCACAATTAGCGAGCAGAGTCGTCAAAATTATGACGAGATGAGAAAAGAGCTTGTTATTATCAAGGAAGATATTTCCCGGGTAATAAACGAAGGCGATTATTTAGAGGATATGACACGTCATTCCCGTAGAAGACTCGCTGATGTTTCGAAGAACTTCCTTAATTATTCGGAGGAAGAAGTGCGGCAAGCCTACGAAGTGGCGAATGATCTGCTTGTCAGGCTTTCGATCAATCGAATGGAAGAGAAGCAGCTCCGTGTCCGTCGGGATGAGTTGGAGCGAAGAATCGCAGCTTTGCTCGAGACGATTGAAAAAGCGGACCACTTAGTAAATCAAGTGACTACGGTCATTACATATTTGACTTCCGATTTAAAAAAGGTAGGAGAAGCACTCGAAACGGCTCGACAAAAGCAGGAATTTGCAATTCAAATCATTCAGGCCCAAGAGGATGAACGGAAGCGGCTATCCCGTGATATTCATGACGGTCCCGCTCAAATGCTGGCAAATGTATTGCTCCGCTCTGGTTTGATTGAGAAGACATTTGTCGAAAAAGGTCCTACTTCTGCATTATCGGAACTTACACAATTGAAAGAGATGGTTCGGAATGCTTTGTATGAAGTTCGTCGGATCATCTATGACTTGCGTCCGATGGCACTTGATGATCTTGGTTTGATCCCGACATTGCGAAAATACTTGGCAACGGTCATGGAATATGAAAAAGGAACTATTATCCACTTCATGAATAATGGTCAAGAAAGACGGTTCGAATCAAATATTGAAGTCGCCATTTTCAGGTTGGTTCAGGAATCTGTTAACAATGCACTCAAACATGGGAATTCAAGGGATGTATGGGTGAAAATTGAATGGCTTCGTGATACAATGAACATTGTAATAAAAGATAATGGACAAGGTTTCGATCAAAGTGAAAAAAAAGAAAAATCATTTGGAATTATTGGGATGCGCGAGCGAATTGAATTGCTGAAGGGCGAGATGAAAATCATGTCCGCTGCCGGCAACGGAACAACAGTGCTTTTCCGCATTCCGCTAGAAGACGATATAATTGTTGAATAG
- the hemY gene encoding protoporphyrinogen oxidase — protein MEEQNKKVVIVGGGITGLTAAFYLQKEVAEKGLDVEILLIEASNRLGGKIQTVRRDGFIIERGPDSFLIRKKSMDILAKDLGVDDQLVRNATGQAYVLVNDKLHPIPAGSVMGIPTQMGPFFKSDLFSVAGKLRAAGDIVLSRSGVDGDQSLGSFFRRRFGGELVENLIEPLLSGVYSGDIDHMSLEATYPQFYAVEKKHRSLILGMKKTTPKQVPQKNGHGASKEGAFHSFRYGLETIVEAAERALKPDMVLKGVRVERIEQTDDQSVLHLNNGRKVTADAVILTTDHVTTSQLFASHGVLQGLGDIPTTSVATVALAFPEEAVVQDMEGTGFLVSRRSDYSITACTWVHRKWPTTTPAGKVLLRAFVGKVGDETIVDLPDEEIEKIVLADLSRIITIKGKPDFSVITRFKEDRPQYRVGHKERIRTARAELQQKFPNIKLAGASYDGVGLPDCIDQGKAAVEEVLVDLFKK, from the coding sequence ATGGAAGAGCAAAACAAGAAGGTCGTCATCGTCGGCGGCGGGATAACAGGTTTGACAGCCGCCTTCTACCTTCAGAAAGAAGTGGCGGAAAAAGGATTAGATGTGGAAATCCTCCTTATCGAGGCATCCAATCGGCTTGGCGGTAAAATACAGACGGTCCGCCGAGATGGTTTCATTATTGAACGGGGGCCGGATTCGTTTTTGATTCGGAAGAAAAGCATGGACATCCTGGCCAAGGATCTTGGCGTCGATGATCAGCTTGTGCGCAATGCAACGGGACAAGCATACGTCCTCGTAAATGATAAGCTGCACCCGATTCCGGCGGGGTCCGTTATGGGAATTCCGACGCAGATGGGACCGTTTTTCAAGTCGGATCTCTTTTCCGTCGCAGGCAAGCTGCGGGCAGCAGGCGACATCGTCTTATCCCGCTCCGGCGTGGATGGGGACCAATCGCTTGGTTCGTTTTTCCGTAGACGCTTTGGAGGGGAACTCGTCGAGAATTTAATTGAGCCGCTGCTATCCGGTGTCTATTCCGGCGACATTGATCATATGAGCCTCGAAGCGACCTATCCACAATTTTATGCGGTTGAGAAAAAACATAGAAGCTTGATTCTCGGAATGAAAAAGACGACTCCGAAACAGGTTCCGCAAAAAAATGGACACGGTGCATCCAAAGAAGGGGCGTTTCATTCTTTCCGCTACGGTTTGGAGACGATTGTTGAGGCCGCGGAACGTGCGCTTAAGCCGGACATGGTGCTGAAAGGCGTAAGGGTAGAGAGGATCGAGCAAACGGATGACCAATCTGTGCTCCATTTGAATAACGGCAGAAAAGTGACAGCGGATGCGGTCATTTTGACAACAGATCACGTGACGACAAGTCAGTTGTTTGCCTCTCACGGCGTGTTGCAAGGCTTGGGGGACATTCCGACGACTTCCGTTGCAACAGTCGCCCTGGCGTTTCCAGAAGAAGCAGTCGTTCAAGATATGGAAGGAACAGGATTCCTTGTATCCAGACGCAGCGATTATTCTATTACGGCTTGCACATGGGTTCATCGGAAATGGCCAACGACCACGCCGGCTGGAAAAGTTTTATTGCGTGCTTTCGTAGGAAAAGTCGGTGACGAAACAATTGTCGATTTGCCGGATGAGGAAATCGAAAAAATTGTTCTAGCTGATCTAAGCCGGATTATCACCATTAAAGGCAAGCCGGATTTCTCTGTCATAACTCGATTTAAAGAGGATCGGCCGCAGTATAGGGTCGGCCACAAAGAACGAATCCGGACAGCGAGGGCAGAGTTGCAGCAGAAGTTTCCGAATATCAAACTAGCAGGGGCTTCATATGATGGCGTTGGATTGCCAGACTGCATAGATCAGGGCAAAGCAGCTGTCGAAGAAGTGTTGGTTGATCTGTTCAAAAAGTAA
- a CDS encoding DUF4440 domain-containing protein, translating into MKKRSLLLLFSSILLILGACSKEEDKQSNQGSIDDGEAVGGYGSIDHGVDEKGVGFNMAGGTIEEAQNIPAEEKTEILDTFQSYIDAFNHKDIDAYISLLSPKSESFTIEDERALLEETFKEYNVTREATDVTIVKYNENEAQLFAKLKTTFKQIESGLETKPTGRQVTVFKKTDGQWKVDSIYYIGDEEKK; encoded by the coding sequence ATGAAGAAACGATCGCTATTGTTGCTGTTCTCCAGCATACTCCTTATTCTCGGCGCCTGCAGCAAGGAAGAGGACAAGCAATCAAACCAAGGTTCTATCGATGACGGAGAGGCAGTCGGAGGATATGGCTCAATCGATCACGGTGTTGATGAAAAGGGTGTTGGTTTCAATATGGCAGGCGGCACGATAGAAGAAGCGCAAAATATCCCCGCCGAGGAGAAAACTGAAATCCTGGATACGTTCCAATCCTATATTGACGCATTTAATCATAAAGATATCGATGCTTATATTTCTCTGCTTTCCCCGAAATCGGAAAGTTTTACTATTGAAGATGAGCGTGCGTTGCTGGAAGAGACCTTTAAAGAATATAATGTGACAAGGGAAGCGACGGATGTAACGATCGTTAAATATAACGAAAACGAAGCACAGTTATTTGCCAAGTTAAAAACGACCTTTAAACAGATCGAATCAGGTCTGGAGACAAAACCGACTGGGCGTCAAGTGACCGTTTTCAAAAAAACAGACGGGCAATGGAAAGTGGATTCCATTTATTACATTGGCGATGAAGAGAAGAAGTAA
- a CDS encoding M20 family metallopeptidase — protein MNELLFEKLDQAYEDMVVIRRHLHMHPELSFKEVKTAQYIHDFYADLGVEVRSGVGGNGVVARVKGARPGKTVALRADFDALPIHDEKDVPYKSTVPGVMHACGHDGHTATLLQLAKAIYELRENLSGEYVFIHQHAEEFAPGGAISMIEDGCLDGVDVIFGTHLWSLIPYGTVEYLAGPIMAAADRFEITVQGAGGHGASPHQTKDAVLIGSQLVMNLQQLVSRRVDPIDSAVLSVGSFVADNAFNVIADSAKLGGTVRTFNPDIRDLMEREMARVVEGTAIANDCEIKFEYFRGYPAVVNHVAETEFLRDVAEQISDIQAVVETKPQMGGEDFAYYLEKVPGTFFFTGAMPTNPYPHHHPRFDIDERSMLIAAKTLGAAAIEYQNQ, from the coding sequence ATGAATGAACTATTGTTCGAGAAATTGGACCAAGCGTACGAGGATATGGTCGTCATCCGACGCCACTTGCATATGCATCCAGAGCTATCATTCAAAGAAGTGAAGACGGCGCAATATATCCATGATTTCTATGCGGATCTTGGAGTCGAAGTACGCAGCGGAGTCGGCGGCAACGGGGTCGTAGCCCGCGTCAAAGGAGCGCGTCCCGGAAAAACGGTCGCGCTGCGTGCTGATTTCGACGCTTTGCCGATTCACGATGAAAAAGACGTGCCTTACAAGTCGACCGTGCCGGGCGTGATGCATGCTTGCGGTCATGACGGACATACCGCTACACTGCTCCAGCTGGCAAAAGCGATCTATGAACTGCGTGAGAACTTGAGCGGTGAATATGTCTTTATCCATCAGCATGCGGAGGAATTTGCTCCAGGTGGCGCCATTTCTATGATAGAGGATGGCTGTCTGGACGGAGTCGATGTCATTTTCGGAACCCATCTTTGGTCGCTCATCCCTTATGGAACGGTCGAATACTTAGCCGGCCCTATCATGGCGGCAGCGGACCGTTTCGAGATCACTGTCCAGGGTGCCGGCGGACATGGCGCTTCGCCGCATCAAACGAAAGACGCTGTCCTCATCGGGTCACAGCTTGTCATGAATTTACAGCAACTCGTTTCCCGCCGTGTTGATCCAATCGATTCAGCAGTCTTATCTGTAGGCTCTTTTGTCGCGGACAACGCCTTCAATGTCATTGCGGATTCCGCGAAACTTGGCGGTACAGTTCGCACATTCAATCCCGATATCCGTGATCTGATGGAGCGGGAAATGGCGCGTGTTGTAGAAGGCACCGCAATAGCGAACGACTGTGAAATCAAGTTCGAATACTTCCGAGGATATCCGGCCGTCGTGAACCACGTGGCTGAAACCGAGTTTTTGAGAGACGTTGCTGAACAGATCTCTGATATCCAGGCAGTCGTCGAAACGAAACCGCAAATGGGTGGCGAAGACTTCGCCTATTATCTCGAGAAAGTGCCGGGCACATTCTTCTTTACAGGTGCCATGCCAACCAATCCTTACCCGCATCACCATCCGCGCTTTGACATCGATGAGCGCTCTATGCTCATCGCAGCGAAGACACTTGGGGCTGCGGCCATAGAATATCAAAATCAATAA
- a CDS encoding competence protein ComK, with the protein MEKPMGNYVVTFSTFVLQPIRFGNRILTYVIERDREIDVPKKPIHIMKSSAAFYGSSFQVLTKTSKLILGNVHKTPILLAHAYDTPCIFIPTLSPSSDQNVWINCLAIDFIEPDPLGCVVHLENGRKLKLAVSANTMWRQYCFARFLEKDFFKKQHLLNKSAYLFKPE; encoded by the coding sequence ATGGAAAAACCAATGGGCAATTATGTAGTAACGTTTAGCACCTTTGTACTGCAACCCATTCGATTCGGGAATCGTATTCTTACATATGTTATTGAGCGGGACAGAGAGATAGATGTTCCCAAAAAGCCAATACATATTATGAAAAGTTCCGCCGCTTTTTATGGCAGCTCGTTTCAAGTTTTAACAAAAACCTCTAAACTCATTTTAGGAAATGTACACAAGACCCCGATTCTCCTGGCGCATGCATATGACACACCATGTATCTTCATTCCTACACTATCGCCTTCTTCCGACCAAAATGTTTGGATCAACTGTTTAGCCATTGACTTTATCGAGCCGGATCCATTAGGATGTGTCGTCCATCTAGAAAACGGACGAAAACTTAAGCTTGCCGTTTCAGCCAATACGATGTGGCGGCAATATTGCTTCGCAAGATTTCTCGAAAAGGATTTTTTTAAAAAACAGCATCTGCTGAATAAATCAGCCTACTTGTTCAAACCAGAGTGA